A window of Mucilaginibacter paludis DSM 18603 contains these coding sequences:
- a CDS encoding Crp/Fnr family transcriptional regulator — MKKHHPILNRLYKLYDTYKPQSAATYAYLDEVIGAKFYPEDEILYVPGEIIDQIFFLASGNMVAYNFTDSGDKQVLQIYRENEHVAGQSFTRQIPSTYYLMVCAGSYTLQMTRDQLDDVYRKFPETQELGRIRLSTAEEKEVRHKQLLFLPGIQMVETFYKEYPELIEPGKVLRDRDIASYLLLAEGSLRDLRNRLLREGLLKLPAKEGENTLKYG, encoded by the coding sequence ATGAAAAAACATCATCCAATATTAAATCGTCTTTATAAATTATATGACACTTATAAACCACAAAGCGCAGCTACCTACGCTTATCTCGATGAGGTAATAGGCGCTAAATTTTACCCGGAGGATGAAATCCTCTACGTTCCAGGTGAAATTATTGATCAAATATTCTTCCTGGCCAGCGGTAATATGGTAGCGTATAACTTTACTGATTCCGGCGATAAACAAGTTCTTCAGATTTACCGGGAGAATGAGCACGTCGCCGGACAAAGTTTTACCCGGCAGATCCCAAGTACTTATTACCTGATGGTTTGTGCAGGATCTTACACATTGCAGATGACACGAGATCAGCTTGACGATGTTTACCGCAAGTTTCCGGAAACCCAGGAACTGGGCCGAATAAGATTAAGTACGGCTGAGGAAAAAGAAGTGCGGCATAAGCAGCTATTATTTTTACCCGGAATCCAAATGGTGGAAACATTTTACAAGGAGTACCCGGAACTTATTGAGCCGGGAAAAGTATTGAGGGATCGGGATATAGCTTCTTATTTGTTGCTTGCGGAAGGGAGCTTACGGGATTTAAGAAATCGGTTGTTGAGGGAAGGATTACTTAAACTACCGGCTAAGGAAGGAGAAAACACACTCAAATACGGCTAA